The following are encoded together in the Acetobacter vaccinii genome:
- a CDS encoding tetratricopeptide repeat protein, translating into MGGLGQWLSATRLSALGQGTGQSRLSRRLARIHATAQHDPYAAFAASVELARAGEAEGQHLVGQAYLAGKGVPPDLTEGVRWTRRAAEGGCRAAMITLAVLCLRGMPDTVAEGAGPQVFGTTPQPGPPDHARAAHWAGEAAALGDAEAQALYGYVLSTAPAPLRDGTQAREWYARAAQAGCARGHLGMALVMLEQAQTPQDWAAAAQSLHVAASAGLGTALYLLGQLYERGTGVACDIGRAIGYFAAAAERNVREAQARYGMALLSGYGVAADPARGQTWLRRAALAGDAEAAAVLGDLCGRGLDMAPNYAEAVAWYRLASGLGHAAASRTLGRIYLAGVGVPADRAEAGHWFGVAARQGDTVAAAELGALLVAGVVPREEGGGLMDVFRKAAQGQDMLAMFNLGVGLAHGLEGDQNIQAATHWLKTAASKVVNAQYWYGRMVLTGCGMPANPEQGRAWIALAAGAGMVEAMVEYAHLLVAGVGGPRHHPQALALYRRAAEEGSVAAMFSVGAMLGGGHAVEEDRPAARSWFDRAAQQGHALAQLMLARYLAQGLGGGVDLAGARQWYQQASAQGVGEASAELAQLGSV; encoded by the coding sequence GTGGGGGGGCTGGGCCAGTGGCTGTCGGCTACGCGTCTTTCTGCTCTGGGGCAGGGTACTGGTCAGTCACGCCTGTCGCGCAGGCTCGCGCGTATCCATGCCACCGCGCAGCATGACCCCTACGCAGCGTTTGCCGCGAGTGTAGAGCTGGCCCGCGCGGGTGAGGCCGAGGGCCAGCATCTGGTTGGTCAGGCGTATCTTGCGGGCAAGGGTGTGCCGCCAGACCTGACCGAGGGTGTGCGCTGGACCCGCCGCGCGGCGGAGGGAGGGTGTCGTGCGGCCATGATCACTCTGGCCGTGCTGTGCCTGCGCGGCATGCCCGATACCGTGGCGGAGGGGGCAGGCCCGCAGGTATTTGGCACAACCCCGCAGCCCGGCCCACCCGACCATGCCCGCGCCGCCCATTGGGCGGGGGAGGCCGCCGCCCTGGGTGATGCCGAGGCTCAGGCTCTGTACGGCTATGTTCTGTCCACAGCCCCGGCCCCTTTGCGTGATGGTACTCAGGCGCGGGAATGGTACGCCCGGGCGGCACAGGCCGGGTGCGCGCGCGGGCACCTTGGCATGGCTCTGGTCATGCTGGAGCAGGCGCAGACGCCGCAGGACTGGGCGGCAGCCGCCCAAAGCCTGCATGTGGCGGCCAGCGCCGGGCTGGGAACGGCGCTGTATCTGCTTGGGCAGTTGTATGAGCGCGGGACCGGTGTTGCCTGCGACATCGGGCGTGCCATCGGGTATTTTGCCGCCGCGGCGGAAAGAAACGTGCGCGAGGCTCAGGCCCGCTACGGTATGGCGCTGCTCAGTGGTTACGGCGTTGCGGCTGACCCGGCCCGGGGGCAGACATGGCTGCGCCGCGCGGCCTTGGCGGGTGATGCTGAAGCCGCCGCCGTCTTGGGTGACCTGTGCGGGCGTGGGCTGGATATGGCCCCCAATTATGCCGAGGCCGTGGCTTGGTACCGTCTGGCGTCCGGCCTTGGGCATGCCGCTGCCAGCCGCACATTGGGGCGCATCTATCTGGCGGGTGTGGGTGTGCCTGCTGACAGGGCAGAGGCAGGTCACTGGTTTGGTGTAGCCGCCCGGCAGGGTGATACGGTGGCCGCGGCCGAACTGGGGGCGCTGCTGGTAGCCGGGGTGGTGCCGCGTGAGGAAGGCGGCGGCCTGATGGATGTTTTTCGCAAGGCGGCGCAGGGGCAGGACATGCTGGCCATGTTCAACCTTGGGGTGGGGCTGGCCCATGGGCTGGAGGGAGACCAGAACATACAGGCCGCAACCCATTGGCTGAAAACAGCGGCCAGCAAGGTTGTCAACGCCCAGTACTGGTATGGCCGCATGGTGCTGACAGGCTGCGGCATGCCCGCCAACCCGGAGCAGGGCCGCGCCTGGATTGCTCTGGCTGCCGGGGCAGGCATGGTTGAGGCCATGGTGGAGTATGCCCACCTGCTTGTGGCGGGTGTGGGTGGGCCGCGCCATCACCCGCAGGCGCTGGCATTATACAGGCGCGCGGCGGAGGAAGGATCGGTCGCGGCCATGTTTTCCGTCGGGGCCATGCTGGGGGGTGGCCACGCGGTGGAAGAGGATAGACCCGCCGCACGGAGCTGGTTTGACCGTGCCGCCCAGCAGGGCCATGCGCTGGCGCAGCTTATGCTGGCCCGCTATCTGGCCCAGGGTCTGGGGGGCGGGGTCGATCTGGCAGGGGCGCGGCAGTGGTATCAGCAGGCCAGCGCGCAGGGTGTGGGCGAGGCCAGCGCCGAACTGGCACAGCTTGGCAGCGTATAG
- a CDS encoding glycosyltransferase, which yields MGASAVGGRVRTAFLTPREHRVLARRASTQAQHAFAQGLAAWEQGHAALAWDWLERAARLAPESAQVLFPLAMAQQAVGLPDRAITTLQTLLARYDVREGWLLLASLCLAQDRAQGGGGPLLRRAVAAVGHLLSSYACRADSAALAAAVAQAAGLGPWCGLLPSGQLVMGGGVLAPVLRVGGRSVPALAQGGAWFWPGMGEGLHAAAPPRHGAVWSQGQAVFPPSGLFPARMSQCEGLVWRTRHGLRGWAWFPYDPARLPVLRVLDAQSGVLLQSCTATAVYSRGAVDRPLACYRGFAVSCTGLQARQIRVVGPGGRDLAGSPLRLEPLPLLKGVTAHHPTPADGPHQQGGEGAAIPGTKASAGSSKEAVPLVPTGAVCSCQQDGEVAAGDRAAGASSQGTGPPVPAGAACFNPQGGEATSVAQLVEGYSGASSRPWTPPEATPPPQDVPATAPLAVVVPVYAGYAPTLACLSALRDTLADVPEGVRVVVVDDAMPDRRLARAVARLCAQAGFTLLHHSANTGFPAAVNTGLRFLAGHDVIVLNADTLVAGPWVQELRKVAYATADTGTVTPLSNAAGIVSYPTPTSPAPMPDSPAVARLMQVAQAANAGCAVDLPSACGFCMFLRHDCLAATGLLREDVFAKGYGEENDFSQRASAAGWRHVAAVGAFVAHVGGVSFGTAGDVLCQHNQSVLAYLHPGYQAHVARWMAADPLHAARRRMDIVRFCADRLAGRPPRAVLLLTHDTGGGVARVVARRVAYWRGQGVRPLVLRATAHGSVLGEEATQTAYPNLRFSGAADMRLLERLLRAEGVCHVEVHYPEGHPPAVINLPARLDCPYDVYVHDHLWLCQRVTLLGADGHYCGEPGPQACGPCLERLGRRVAGRQAVGTYLRRSWAVLAHARRVVVPCPEGAARLRRHWQAYQPGGGAFPLRIHIRAFENDRLIKKNFQRLQKIKPAMATVPGRGVLAGGRGRVRVCVVGAIGPDKGYDRVLAAAQDAARRDLPLEFVLVGHTPDDETLMQTGRVYVTGPFAASEGQALVRAMQADIGLLPSVWPETWCFALGDMWRAGLRVVAFDLGAPAWRIRATGLGDVLPLTAGAEELNNMLVSSAFIKK from the coding sequence ATGGGGGCGTCCGCTGTGGGCGGGCGTGTGCGCACCGCATTTCTAACCCCGAGGGAACATAGGGTATTGGCCCGGCGGGCCAGCACACAGGCCCAGCATGCATTTGCCCAGGGGCTGGCTGCGTGGGAGCAGGGCCACGCAGCTCTGGCGTGGGACTGGCTGGAGCGCGCGGCCCGCCTTGCACCAGAGAGCGCACAGGTGTTGTTCCCCCTTGCCATGGCACAGCAGGCTGTGGGCCTGCCAGACCGCGCCATAACCACACTGCAAACCTTGCTGGCCCGCTATGATGTGCGCGAGGGCTGGCTGCTTCTGGCCTCCCTGTGTCTGGCGCAGGACAGGGCGCAGGGAGGGGGCGGCCCCTTGCTGCGCCGTGCGGTAGCGGCCGTGGGGCACCTGCTGTCGTCCTATGCCTGTCGGGCTGATAGCGCGGCCCTTGCAGCAGCGGTTGCCCAGGCAGCGGGGCTTGGCCCCTGGTGTGGGCTGCTGCCCTCGGGCCAGCTTGTAATGGGCGGGGGCGTGCTGGCTCCTGTCCTGCGGGTGGGGGGGCGTTCAGTTCCTGCGTTGGCGCAGGGCGGGGCGTGGTTCTGGCCGGGTATGGGGGAGGGGCTTCATGCCGCAGCACCCCCCCGGCATGGTGCGGTGTGGTCGCAGGGGCAGGCGGTTTTTCCGCCCTCTGGCCTGTTTCCAGCCCGTATGAGCCAGTGCGAGGGTCTGGTCTGGCGCACACGTCACGGGCTACGGGGCTGGGCCTGGTTTCCGTATGATCCAGCCCGCCTGCCAGTGCTGCGGGTGTTGGATGCCCAGAGTGGGGTGCTCTTGCAAAGCTGCACGGCAACGGCGGTGTACAGCAGGGGGGCGGTGGACAGACCTCTGGCCTGCTACCGGGGTTTTGCTGTGTCCTGCACGGGTTTACAGGCGCGACAGATCCGTGTTGTCGGCCCGGGTGGCCGCGACCTTGCGGGTAGCCCACTGCGTCTTGAGCCTCTCCCTTTGTTAAAGGGGGTTACAGCACACCACCCGACACCTGCGGATGGCCCCCACCAACAAGGTGGGGAAGGCGCGGCGATCCCTGGGACAAAAGCGTCGGCTGGCTCTTCTAAGGAGGCCGTGCCACTGGTGCCCACTGGCGCAGTATGTTCCTGCCAGCAGGATGGAGAGGTTGCGGCTGGAGACAGAGCAGCGGGAGCTTCCTCTCAGGGAACTGGGCCGCCGGTGCCCGCCGGTGCAGCGTGTTTCAACCCGCAGGGTGGAGAGGCTACGAGTGTAGCGCAATTGGTCGAGGGGTATTCTGGGGCATCGTCCCGGCCCTGGACGCCTCCAGAAGCCACGCCCCCACCGCAGGATGTACCTGCTACTGCCCCTCTGGCGGTGGTTGTGCCGGTTTATGCGGGCTATGCTCCCACTCTGGCCTGTCTGTCAGCCCTGCGGGATACGCTGGCAGATGTGCCGGAGGGCGTGCGCGTGGTGGTGGTGGATGATGCCATGCCTGACAGGCGTCTGGCGCGGGCGGTGGCGCGGCTGTGCGCGCAGGCCGGGTTTACCCTGCTGCACCACAGCGCCAATACGGGCTTTCCGGCGGCGGTCAACACCGGACTGCGGTTTCTGGCCGGGCATGATGTGATTGTTCTGAACGCGGATACGCTGGTGGCCGGGCCATGGGTGCAGGAACTGCGCAAGGTTGCTTACGCCACAGCGGATACCGGCACGGTCACGCCACTGTCGAATGCTGCGGGCATTGTGTCTTACCCCACACCAACCAGCCCTGCCCCCATGCCTGACAGCCCTGCCGTGGCCCGGCTGATGCAGGTGGCGCAGGCGGCCAATGCGGGCTGTGCTGTGGACCTGCCCTCGGCCTGTGGGTTTTGCATGTTCCTGCGCCACGATTGCCTGGCTGCAACAGGGCTATTGCGCGAGGATGTGTTTGCCAAAGGCTATGGTGAAGAAAACGATTTTTCTCAAAGAGCCAGTGCCGCCGGGTGGCGGCATGTCGCGGCAGTGGGGGCATTTGTCGCCCATGTGGGTGGGGTGTCCTTTGGCACGGCGGGGGATGTGCTGTGCCAGCATAACCAGAGTGTGCTGGCATACCTCCACCCTGGTTATCAGGCCCATGTTGCCCGCTGGATGGCGGCCGACCCGCTGCATGCGGCCCGCAGGCGGATGGATATTGTGCGCTTTTGCGCTGACAGGCTCGCTGGTCGCCCCCCTCGCGCTGTGCTGTTGCTGACGCATGATACCGGGGGTGGTGTGGCGCGTGTTGTTGCCCGCCGGGTGGCCTATTGGCGCGGGCAGGGTGTGCGGCCACTGGTGTTGCGCGCTACCGCACATGGCAGCGTGCTGGGGGAGGAGGCAACGCAAACGGCCTACCCCAACCTGCGTTTTTCTGGTGCTGCTGACATGCGCCTGCTTGAGCGCCTGCTCCGGGCGGAGGGTGTGTGCCATGTGGAGGTGCATTACCCCGAGGGTCATCCCCCCGCAGTTATCAACCTGCCAGCGCGGCTTGACTGCCCGTATGATGTGTATGTGCATGACCATCTCTGGCTATGCCAGCGTGTGACCCTGCTGGGAGCGGACGGGCATTATTGTGGGGAACCGGGGCCACAGGCCTGCGGCCCCTGTCTGGAGCGTCTTGGGCGCAGGGTTGCGGGGCGTCAGGCGGTTGGTACGTATCTGCGTCGGTCCTGGGCGGTGCTGGCACATGCCCGGCGGGTGGTTGTTCCCTGTCCGGAGGGAGCCGCCCGGCTACGCCGTCACTGGCAGGCTTACCAGCCTGGGGGCGGAGCATTCCCCTTGCGGATACACATACGTGCTTTTGAAAATGATCGTCTGATCAAAAAGAATTTTCAGAGACTTCAAAAAATAAAGCCCGCAATGGCAACCGTGCCGGGGCGTGGCGTTCTGGCGGGCGGTCGTGGCCGGGTGCGGGTGTGTGTGGTCGGGGCCATAGGGCCGGATAAAGGGTATGATCGTGTTCTGGCCGCAGCGCAGGACGCCGCACGGCGGGACCTGCCGCTGGAGTTCGTGCTGGTGGGCCACACTCCGGATGATGAAACATTGATGCAGACAGGGCGTGTTTACGTGACCGGGCCTTTTGCAGCGTCTGAGGGGCAGGCCCTTGTGCGGGCCATGCAGGCTGATATTGGCCTGCTGCCCTCGGTCTGGCCCGAGACATGGTGCTTTGCCTTGGGAGATATGTGGCGGGCGGGCCTGCGGGTTGTGGCGTTTGACCTTGGTGCGCCAGCATGGCGGATCCGTGCGACAGGGCTTGGTGACGTGCTGCCGCTGACGGCTGGCGCTGAAGAGCTTAACAATATGTTGGTAAGTTCTGCTTTTATTAAGAAATAA